From the genome of Burkholderia cepacia ATCC 25416:
AGGTAGATCAGCGCGACCAGCATCAGCAGCGAGCCGGCCAGCGTGTACAGGAAGAACTTGAATGCCGCATACACGCGGTTCGGGCCGCCCCACACGCCGATGATGATGTACATCGGGATCAGGGTCGCTTCGAAGAACACGTAGAACAGCAGGCCGTCGGCCGCCGAGAAGACGCCGATCATGATCCCGGACAGGATCAGGAACGCCGCGAGGTACTGCGCGACGTTCTCGGTGATGACTTCCCATGCGGCGATCACGACGATCACCGTGATCAGCGCGGTCAGCACGACGAACCACATCGAGATGCCGTCGACGCCGAGGTGATACGCGATGTCAAAGCGCTCGATCCAGGTCGACTTCTCGACGAACTGCAGCGCAGCCGTGCTCGAATCGAAGCCCGTGATCAGCGGGATCGTGACCGCGAGGCCGAGCAGCGAACCGATCAGCGCGATCCAGCGGGCCGTCCCCGGATTTTTGTCATTACCCACCGCAAGCACGAGGAGGCCGAAAACGATCGGCAGCCAGATCGCGGTACTGAGAATCGGAAAAGCGTGCATTAAGTTGTCCCCCGCCTTATTTGCCGCCGAGCGTTACAAACAGGGTCAGGAGCCCCAGCATGCCGATGATCATGGCGAACGCGTAGTGATAGATGTAACCGGATTGGAGGAAGCGGATCACGCTGGCGAACCAGCCGATGAACCGGGCGCTGCCGTTGACGAGGCCGTCGATCACGACGACGTCACCTTCCTTCCACAGGCCGCGGCCGATCGCCACCGAACCACGGGCGAACACCACTTCGTTGATCTTGTCCATGTAGTACTTGTTGTCCAGCAGCGTGTAGATCGGGCCGAACGCGCGGCGGATCGACGCCGGCAGATCCGGACGCTTCAGGTACAGGAACCAGGCGACAACGACACCGGCGAGCGCGAGCCAGACCGGCAGACCCGACACCGAGTGCAGGCCCATGCCCACCCAGCCGTGGAACTCCTCGGCCATCTCGGCCAGCGCCGGGTGGTTTTCGCCGATGAAGATCACCTTGTCGAATGCAACGCCGTGCTGGAAGAAGTCGCCGAACAGCATCGGGCCGACCGCGATTGCACCGATGATCACCGACGGGATCGCCAGCAGGACCAGCGGCACCCACACGACCCACGGGGTCTCGTGCGGCTCGTGCGCGTGGTCGTCATGACCATGGCCATGACCGTGGTCGTCGTGGCCGTGCGCGGCCGCCATGCCCATCGGCGATTCCGGATGCTTCGGCTTGCGGAAGCGCTCTTCACCGTGGAACACCAGGAAATACATGCGGAACGAGTACAGCGCCGTGACGAACACGCTCGCGACGACCGCGAAGTACGCGAAGCCCGAACCCGGCAGGTGCGAAAGCTTCACCGCGTCGATGATCGAGTCCTTCGAGTAGAAGCCCGAGAAGAACGGCGTACCGATCAGCGCGAGCGAACCGATGAGCGACGTGATCCACGTGATCGGCATGTACTTGCGCAGGCCGCCCATGTTGCGGATGTCCTGGTCGTGGTGCATGCCCATGATGACCGAGCCGGCGCCGAGGAACAGCAGCGCCTTGAAGAACGCGTGCGTCATCAGGTGGAACAGCGCGACCGGGTACGCGGACACGCCGAGCGCGACCGTCATGTAGCCGAGCTGCGACAGCGTCGAATAGGCGACCACCCGCTTGATGTCGTTCTGGATGATGCCGAGGAAGCCCATGAACAGCGCCGTGATCGCGCCGATCACCGTGACGAACGACAGCGCGGTGTCCGACAGCTCGAACAGCGGCGACATGCGCGACACCATGAAGATGCCGGCCGTCACCATCGTCGCCGCGTGAATCAGCGCGGAGATCGGGGTCGGGCCTTCCATCGAGTCCGGCAGCCACACGTGCAGCGGGAACTGTGCCGACTTACCCATCGCGCCGATGAACAGGCAGATACAGGCCACGGTCAGCAGGCCCCAGTCGGTGCCCGGGAAGTGCAGGCTCGCGAGTTCCGCGCGCTTCGCGAACACTTCGCCGTAGTTCATCGAGCCGGCGAACGCGAGCAGCAGGCCGATGCCGAGCAGGAAGCCGAAGTCGCCCACGCGGTTCACGAGGAACGCCTTCATGTTCGCGTAGATCGCGCTCTCACGCGTGAAGTAGAAGCCGATCAGCAGGTACGACACCAGACCCACCGCTTCCCAGCCGAAGAACAGCTGCAGGAAGTTGTTGCTCATCACGAGCATCAGCATCGAGAACGTGAACAGCGAGATGTACGAGAAGAAGCGCTGGTAGCCGTCTTCTTCCGCCATGTAGCCGATCGTGTACACGTGCACCATCAGCGAGACGAAGGTCACGACGACCATCATCATCGCGGTCAGCGAATCGACGAGGAAGCCGACTTCGAGCTTCAGCGAGCCGACGTTCATCCATTCGTAGACGGTCGCGTTGAAGCTTGCGCCGCCCATCACGTCGAAGAAGACTTTCGCCGACAGGAGGAACGCGATCATTACGCCGAGGATCGTGATCCGGTGTGCGCCCTTGCGCCCGACTGCGTTCCCGAACAGCCCCGCAATCAGCGAGCCGGCCAGCGGAGCGAGCGGAATCGCCAGCAGCAGGTTTTCATTGAGTGTCGTTGACATAACAGCGTTGCCTGAAATTAACCTTTGAGCTGATCGAGATCCTCGACATTGATCGTGTCGAGCTTACGGAACAGGGTCACCAGAATCGCGAGGCCGATCGCGGCTTCCGCTGCGGCGACCGTCAGCACGAAGAACACGAAGATCTGGCCGTGCACATCGCCGAGGTAGTGCGAGAACGCGACGAAGTTGGTATTCACCGCCAGCAGCATCAGTTCGATCGACATCAGGATGATGATGACGTTGCGGCGGTTCAGGAAGATCCCGACGATCGCGATCGCAAAGAGGATCGCGCCGAGCACGAGGTAATGAGCAAGAGTCAGCATGGTTTTCCTTTCCTCCGCTTAGCCGTTGGTGCCCGAACCGGCTTCGCTCTGCGCCGTTTCCGGCTGCGGCTTGTCCGCTTCCATCTTCACGAGGCGCACACGGTCGTTGCGGCGCACCTTGACCTGATCCGACACGCGCTGGCGCTTGCTGTCCTTGCCCTTGCGCTCGGTCAGCCCGATCGCGGCAATGATCGCGACCAGCAGCACGAGGCCGGCGATTTCAAACGCGAAGATGTAGTCGGTGTAGATCACCTTGCCGATCAGTCGCGTGTTCGACCAGTTGGCCATTTCGCCCGTCGCCATCGCGTGCACCGTCTGCGTGTCGCCGTAACCGCGCCACAGGATCAGCGCGGTTTCGATCACGATGATCGCGCCGACCACGGTCGCCATCGGGACGAAGCGCTTGAAGTCGCGGCGCAGGTAGTCGATGTTGATGTCCAGCATCATCACGACGAACAGGAACAGCACCATCACGGCGCCCACGTAGACCAGCACCAGCAGGATCGCGAGGAACTCCGCTTCCAGCAGCATCCAGATCGCGGCGGCGTTGAAGAACGCCAGCACAAGGAAAAGCGCAGACGCCACCGGGTTGCGCGAAGTGATCACCTTCAGCCCTGATACCACCAGGAGCAGCGCGAAGATGTAGAACAGTACGGTCGTGAATTCCATGATTACCGGTTCATCGTTAGGCCATAGTCAGGCGCGGCTTGCGGGACGCCCGCACCCGTCGCGGCGGCTCGGCCCAGGCTTCGGGCCGGCACTGCAAACACAATCAACGATACGGCGCGTCGGCAGCCTTCGCCGCGGCGATGTCCTTCTCGTAGCGATCGCCCACCGCGAGCAGCATTTCCTTCGTGAAATACAGATCGCCGCGCTTTTCGCCGTGGTACTCGAGAATCTGCGTCTCGACGATCGAATCGACCGGGCAGCTCTCTTCGCAGAAACCGCAGAAGATGCACTTCGTCAGGTCGATGTCGTAGCGCGTCGTGCGGCGCGTGTTGTCCGCGCGCGTTTCCGATTCGATCGTGATCGCCATCGCGGGGCACACGGCCTCGCAGAGCTTGCACGCGATGCAGCGCTCTTCGCCGTTTTCATAGCGGCGCAGCGCATGCAGCCCGCGGAACCGCGGCGAAATCGGGGTCTTCTCTTCCGGGAACTGCACGGTGAACTTGCGCTTGAACGTGTAACGACCGGTCAGCGCGAGCCCCTTCAGCAGCTCGGTCAGGAAGAAAGTCTTAAAGAAGTGTTGGATAGCCGTCATGATTTCGTCCTTACTTCACCCAGATGTTCAGCGGCGACATCATCCAGCAGCCGACCACGACCACCCAGATCACCGTGACGGGCAGGAACACCTTCCAGCCCAGACGCATGATCTGGTCGTAACGGTAGCGCGGGAACGTCGCGCGGACCCAGATGAACACCGACAGCAGTGCGAAGACCTTCAGCACCAGCCAGAAGATGCCCGGGATGAACGACAGGAATTCGAACGGTGCGTCCCAGCCACCGAGGAACAGCGTCGCAGCCAGCGCCGAGATCACGATCATGTTGATGTACTCGGCGAGGAAGAACAGCGCGAACGCCATGCCCGAGTAATCGATCATGTGACCGGCAACGATTTCCGACTCCCCTTCCACCACGTCGAACGGGTGGCGGTTCGTTTCGGCGATGCCCGAAATGAAGTAGACGACGAACGCCGGCAGCAGCGGCAGCCAGTTCCACGACAGGAAGTTCACGCCGTGGCCGGCGAAGAAACCGTGCTGTTGCGAACCCACGATTTCCGACAGGTTCAGGCTGCCGGCCGTCATCAGCACCAGCACCAGCGCGAAGCCCATCGAGATTTCGTACGACACCATCTGTGCCGCGGCGCGCATCGCGCCGAGGAACGCGTACTTCGAGTTCGACGCCCAGCCCGCGAGAATCACCGCATACACGCCGATCGACGAGATCGCCATCGCGTACAGCAGGCCCGCGTTCACGTTCGCGAGGACCGCTTCGGCCTGGAACGGGATCACGGCCCACACGGCGAACGCCGGCACGACGGTCATCACCGGCGCGATCAGGTACAGCCAGCGGCTGGCGGCGCTCGGCTGAATGACTTCCTTCAGCAGCAGCTTCAGCACGTCGGCGATCGGCTGCAGCAGGCCGCCGGGGCCGACGCGGTTCGGGCCGAGACGCACGTGCATCCAGCCGATCAGCTTGCGTTCCCACAGAATCAGGTACGCGACGCACAGCAGGATGACGACGGAGACGACGAGGATGCGCACGACGGCCCACACCGTCGGCCATGCGAAGCCGAGAAGCTGGGACCCGCCCGCGTTGATCGTATCGAACAAGCTCATTTACGCCTTCTCCACCACCAGTTCACCGGACAGGCTGCCGAGCGCTGCGCCGGCAGGCGTTGCCGCCGACACGCGAACGACCGTCTCCGCAAGATTCGCGTCGCGCACGGCCGGCAACTGCACCGCACGCTCGCCCTGGCGCACGCGCACCGCGTCGCCTTCCTTCAAGCCCAGCTTGTCGAACAGCGCGGCCGGCAGGGCTGCGGCATTCGCCGCCTTCGCGGCGGCCGTCAGGTGCAGCGCACCTGCGCGGCGCACGAGCGCGTCGGCGTGATAGATCGGCACATCGGCCAGACGCTCGAAGCCGCCGTTCGCGGCATTCGCGGCGGCGCGCACCGGCGCGACCGACGTCTGGTTCGACAGGCGGCCCGCGACGCCGGCGTCGCCGAGCGCAGCGAGACGCACTTCTTCCGCGGTCTCGTATTCGAAGTTCGGCAGGCCGAGCAGGCTGCCGAGCACGCGCAGCACCTTCCAGCCCGGACGCGTGTCGCCGAGCGGGCGCACGACGCCGTTGAAGCTCTGCACGGTGCCTTCCGCATTCACGTACGTGCCGGCCGTTTCCGTGAACGGCGCGACCGGCAGCAGCACGTCGGCGTAGTCGAGGCCGTGCTTGAACGGCGACATCACGACGACCATTTCCGCCTGGTTCAGCGCGGCCAGCGCCTGTGCCGGATCAGCGGTGTCGAATTCCGGCTCGACGTTCAGCAGCACGTAGCCCTTGCGCGGCTGCGCGAACGCTTCACGTGCGTTCAAGCCGCCTTCGCCCGGCAGTGCGCCGACGACGTGCGCGCCGACCGTGTTCGCCGCTTCCGTCAGGAAGCCGAACGTGGCGCCGGTGTTGTCGGCGATCCACTTGGCGACGGCGTGCAGCTTCGCGAATTCCGGATGGCGGACCGCGACGTTGCCGAGCAGCACCGCACGGCGTTCGCCGTTCGCGAGCGACTGGGCGACAGCCTGCGCGGCCGGCGATGCGGTAACGCCAGCCAGTGCGTCGGGCAGCGCGACGCCGCGCAGTTGCGCGACCGCGGCAGCGATGCCGGCCAGCTGGTCGAGCCATGCCGACGGCGCGGCAACGATGCGCTGCGCGGTCGGGATCAGTGCGTCGTCACCGGTCGCGTGCAGGAAGTGCAGCTTCGCGCCGTTCTTCGCGGCCTGACGCAGGCGGGCGGCAAACAGCGGGTGGTCGCGGCGCAGGAACGAACCGACGACGAACGCGGCATCCACGTTCGACAGGTCGGCGATCGGCATGCCGAGCCACGGTGCGCCCTGGACCGGCGCCGAGAAATCCTGCTGACGCAGACGGAAATCGACGTTCGGCGTCTTCAGTTCGTTGGCGAGCTGCTTCACGAGGAACAGCTCTTCGGCGGTGCTGTGCGCGCTCGCGAGCATCGCCAGCGCGTTCGCGCCGTGATCCGCGGCGATGCCCTTCAGGCCCTTCGCGACGTATTCGAGCGCGGTCTGCCAGTCGGTTTCGATCCACTGGCCGCCCTGCTTCAGCATCGGCTTCGTCAGGCGCTCTTCGCTGTTGAGGCCTTCATACGAGAAGCGGTCCTTGTCCGAGATCCAGCATTCGTTGATCGCTTCGTTCTCGAACGGCAGCACGCGCATCACGCGGTTGTTCTTCACCTGCACGACGAGGTTCGCGCCGACGGAATCGTGCGGGCTCACCGACTTGCGGCGCGACAGTTCCCACGTACGGGCGCTGTAGCGGAACGGCTTGCTGGTCAGCGCGCCGACCGGGCACAGGTCGATCATGTTGCCCGACATTTCGGAATCGACCGTCTTGCCGACGAACGTCGTGATTTCCGAGTGCTCGCCGCGGCCCAGCATGCCGAACTCCATCACGCCGGCGATTTCCTGGCCGAAGCGGACGCAGCGCGTGCAGTGGATGCAGCGCGACATCTCTTCCATCGAGATCAGCGGGCCCACGTTCTTGTGGAACACCACGCGCTTTTCTTCCGAGTAACGCGACGACGACTTGCCGTAGCCGACCGCCAGATCCTGCAGCTGGCATTCGCCGCCCTGATCGCAGATCGGGCAGTCGAGCGGATGGTTGATGAGGAGGAATTCCATCACCGACTGCTGCGCCTTCACGGCCTTGTCGGATTGCGTATGGACGATCATGCCGGCCGACACGGGAGTCGCGCAGGCAGGCACGGCCTTCGGCATCTTCTCGACTTCGACGAGACACATCCGGCAGTTGGCCGCAACCGACAGTTTCTTGTGATAGCAGAAGTGAGGAATGTACGTATCCGCCTTGTGCGCAGCCTGGATCACCA
Proteins encoded in this window:
- the nuoL gene encoding NADH-quinone oxidoreductase subunit L — translated: MSTTLNENLLLAIPLAPLAGSLIAGLFGNAVGRKGAHRITILGVMIAFLLSAKVFFDVMGGASFNATVYEWMNVGSLKLEVGFLVDSLTAMMMVVVTFVSLMVHVYTIGYMAEEDGYQRFFSYISLFTFSMLMLVMSNNFLQLFFGWEAVGLVSYLLIGFYFTRESAIYANMKAFLVNRVGDFGFLLGIGLLLAFAGSMNYGEVFAKRAELASLHFPGTDWGLLTVACICLFIGAMGKSAQFPLHVWLPDSMEGPTPISALIHAATMVTAGIFMVSRMSPLFELSDTALSFVTVIGAITALFMGFLGIIQNDIKRVVAYSTLSQLGYMTVALGVSAYPVALFHLMTHAFFKALLFLGAGSVIMGMHHDQDIRNMGGLRKYMPITWITSLIGSLALIGTPFFSGFYSKDSIIDAVKLSHLPGSGFAYFAVVASVFVTALYSFRMYFLVFHGEERFRKPKHPESPMGMAAAHGHDDHGHGHGHDDHAHEPHETPWVVWVPLVLLAIPSVIIGAIAVGPMLFGDFFQHGVAFDKVIFIGENHPALAEMAEEFHGWVGMGLHSVSGLPVWLALAGVVVAWFLYLKRPDLPASIRRAFGPIYTLLDNKYYMDKINEVVFARGSVAIGRGLWKEGDVVVIDGLVNGSARFIGWFASVIRFLQSGYIYHYAFAMIIGMLGLLTLFVTLGGK
- the nuoK gene encoding NADH-quinone oxidoreductase subunit NuoK, whose amino-acid sequence is MLTLAHYLVLGAILFAIAIVGIFLNRRNVIIILMSIELMLLAVNTNFVAFSHYLGDVHGQIFVFFVLTVAAAEAAIGLAILVTLFRKLDTINVEDLDQLKG
- a CDS encoding NADH-quinone oxidoreductase subunit J, encoding MEFTTVLFYIFALLLVVSGLKVITSRNPVASALFLVLAFFNAAAIWMLLEAEFLAILLVLVYVGAVMVLFLFVVMMLDINIDYLRRDFKRFVPMATVVGAIIVIETALILWRGYGDTQTVHAMATGEMANWSNTRLIGKVIYTDYIFAFEIAGLVLLVAIIAAIGLTERKGKDSKRQRVSDQVKVRRNDRVRLVKMEADKPQPETAQSEAGSGTNG
- the nuoI gene encoding NADH-quinone oxidoreductase subunit NuoI, giving the protein MTAIQHFFKTFFLTELLKGLALTGRYTFKRKFTVQFPEEKTPISPRFRGLHALRRYENGEERCIACKLCEAVCPAMAITIESETRADNTRRTTRYDIDLTKCIFCGFCEESCPVDSIVETQILEYHGEKRGDLYFTKEMLLAVGDRYEKDIAAAKAADAPYR
- the nuoH gene encoding NADH-quinone oxidoreductase subunit NuoH, which gives rise to MSLFDTINAGGSQLLGFAWPTVWAVVRILVVSVVILLCVAYLILWERKLIGWMHVRLGPNRVGPGGLLQPIADVLKLLLKEVIQPSAASRWLYLIAPVMTVVPAFAVWAVIPFQAEAVLANVNAGLLYAMAISSIGVYAVILAGWASNSKYAFLGAMRAAAQMVSYEISMGFALVLVLMTAGSLNLSEIVGSQQHGFFAGHGVNFLSWNWLPLLPAFVVYFISGIAETNRHPFDVVEGESEIVAGHMIDYSGMAFALFFLAEYINMIVISALAATLFLGGWDAPFEFLSFIPGIFWLVLKVFALLSVFIWVRATFPRYRYDQIMRLGWKVFLPVTVIWVVVVGCWMMSPLNIWVK
- the nuoG gene encoding NADH-quinone oxidoreductase subunit NuoG, with the protein product MVELEIDGKKVEVPEGSMVIQAAHKADTYIPHFCYHKKLSVAANCRMCLVEVEKMPKAVPACATPVSAGMIVHTQSDKAVKAQQSVMEFLLINHPLDCPICDQGGECQLQDLAVGYGKSSSRYSEEKRVVFHKNVGPLISMEEMSRCIHCTRCVRFGQEIAGVMEFGMLGRGEHSEITTFVGKTVDSEMSGNMIDLCPVGALTSKPFRYSARTWELSRRKSVSPHDSVGANLVVQVKNNRVMRVLPFENEAINECWISDKDRFSYEGLNSEERLTKPMLKQGGQWIETDWQTALEYVAKGLKGIAADHGANALAMLASAHSTAEELFLVKQLANELKTPNVDFRLRQQDFSAPVQGAPWLGMPIADLSNVDAAFVVGSFLRRDHPLFAARLRQAAKNGAKLHFLHATGDDALIPTAQRIVAAPSAWLDQLAGIAAAVAQLRGVALPDALAGVTASPAAQAVAQSLANGERRAVLLGNVAVRHPEFAKLHAVAKWIADNTGATFGFLTEAANTVGAHVVGALPGEGGLNAREAFAQPRKGYVLLNVEPEFDTADPAQALAALNQAEMVVVMSPFKHGLDYADVLLPVAPFTETAGTYVNAEGTVQSFNGVVRPLGDTRPGWKVLRVLGSLLGLPNFEYETAEEVRLAALGDAGVAGRLSNQTSVAPVRAAANAANGGFERLADVPIYHADALVRRAGALHLTAAAKAANAAALPAALFDKLGLKEGDAVRVRQGERAVQLPAVRDANLAETVVRVSAATPAGAALGSLSGELVVEKA